Genomic segment of Saprospira sp. CCB-QB6:
TAATGCGAGTTGCATTAACTAATATCCAGCTTAAAGGCCAAAATAAACGACGTAAAATAAGCAGTGGACGAGCCATGAGCTTACTCAAACGCATATTGTTGCTCGTAGCATAAACCTTGGGGGCAACCTCGCCAAAAAGGACCAATAAAAAGGTGACCAAAACTACCGTTACTAGGAAAGATAACCAAGGCGGGGTACTTTCTGGAAGCAATTGCTCAAATAGAAAGTTCGAAGTGAGGATAATGCCAATATTGACAAAATTGTTGCTGATCAAAATGGTCGACAACAAATAATGGGGCTTCTCCAAAAGACGCAAAATGCGGCCCCTTGGTCCCCCCTTGTTTACCGCCTGCTTTTGTAATTCCTCAATGTCGTTATGCGTAATCGAAAAAAAGGCTACCTCCGAGCCAGATAGCAAGGCCGAACAGGCCAAAAGAAGAATAATACTGCCGAGAGAAATCCAGGTGGCGGGCCCCAAATCAGTTAAAAATAAAAAACTGAGGCCCAGCTCGGATGGAATAAGGTCTGTGTCCAAAATAATACGCTTAGATGAAGAATATAACAGAGTGCTACAAGAGCTCAAAAACTCTTTTCAGAATGCTATTCTGCTAGAGCCTTTAGCCAATATACTAAGTAGTTAGCGAATATAGAACTATCTGCTATTTATTTCAAGAGCTGATAAATAAATGAATTCTAAGAAGAACAAAAAGCCCTAAAAAAAGGACCAATAACTCCAAAAGGTTATTGGTCCTTGCTGCCAAAAGAAAGCAATTGAACTAGAAGGGAAGATCATCTCCATCACTTTCTTGCTCATAACGCTCATTCTGGCCACTATTATTCGTTTGGCCAGCTTCCCCCATATCCGCAGGCTCTTCTGGTGGTGGGGGATTAGTATAACCACTCGCATTGTTTTCTCTTCTCTCTAGAGAACGAAAGGTGTTGGCCGCAATTTCAGTCATATAACGCGTATTGCCATTCTCATCATCCCAACTACGGCTGGTAATTTTACCCTCTACATACACCAAGCTGCCTTTCTTGAGCTGCTGTGCTGCACGCTCCGCCGCCTGACGCCAAATGATGATGTTGTGCCATTCCGTTTTCGTCTGCCACTCCCCATTTACCTGATAACTCTCATTGGTCGCCATCGTAAAACGAGTATAAACCGCGCCACTAGGTAATGTCTTCATCTCTGGGTCTTTACCCAAATTTCCAATTAAGGTCACTTTGTTGATCATAGTCTATAATTTTAGTATATCTGTGTTTTACAAAAGTATGTTTATTATTTTAAATTCGCAACTGTCAGTAAATTTTTTATCAAAAAAAGGCCAATTGTTTCTGCTCCCAATATTGAGCAATCAAACGAGGCAAAGGATAGTCGGCCCAATCCTGAACTTCTACTAGCTCCCAATCTTCTGCTAAAGCCTGATTTAGAGGCGCTTTGGGCCATAAAAAACGCGCAATGATTTTCTGATGCGAGAGCTGCTGCTGCTCTTGTCCCGATAATAAAGCCCAATCTTGCTCCTCTAACTCCCAATGCGCCCAAAGTGATTTCAATTCACTAGTTTTTAAGGACTTATCCAACTCGATCATCGGAAATTCATATAAGCCCTGCCAAATGTCTTTTTCTTGCCGCTTCCTCAAATAATAGCCCCCATTGGCCCCCCGCCAAACGAAGTAGTAAAAGTAACGCTTCCTAATCTGGATTTTCTTCCCCTTTTTGGGCAGCTCCAACTGCCGATTTTTGGCCTTGGCGCCACAGTTTTCCGCTAAGGGACAATCTCCACAACTAGGGTTTTTAGGCCGACAATGCAAGGCCCCAAAATCCATCATGGCCTGATTGTAATTGGCCGGATCATCTTCCCATAAAAGCGCCTGCGCCTTGGCCTTAAACCACTTTTTGCCCGCACTACTATCTATCGGCAACTCTTGCCCAAAATAACGACTCAATACCCGATATACATTGCCATCCACTACCGCATAAGGCAAATCATAAGCAAAGGAGGCAATGGCCGCTGCCGTGTATTCTCCAACTCCCTTCAAACTCAATATATCATCGTAGTTGTCTGGAAAAGTTCCCCCATAATCTTCAATAACCCGAATAGCACTGGCCTGTAGATTTCGCGCCCGCGCATAATAGCCCAAGCCCTGCCAAAGCTTCATCAATTTCTGCTCCTCACTCTCTGCCAATTCTTTTACCGTTGGATAAGCCGCTATGAATCGCTCATAATAAGGTAAGCCCTGCTCCAAACGAGTCTGCTGCATGATGATTTCCGCTAACCAGATTTTATACGGATCTTGGCCCTCTTTCCAAGGCAAATAACGCCCCTCCCGCTGCTCAAACCACTCCCTAAGCTTCTCCGAAAAGTAAAGGTCTATATCCATTTTTTTCCTTTTTCTCAAATGTACAATTTTTTTGGGGCCTCCGCTGCGGCTTCGCCTTGCGGCGCTATGTTGCGGGGCTCGCTGATCGCTCGGCCCTTCGGCGGCAAAGCCGCCTCGGTCTGGCCTACGGCCACCCTTTCACATCGCTAGGCCTGCGGCCCTTCGGGCCTGTAGGAGGCAACTAGTAAATAGGATAGAAAAAGGCCCAAAACCTTAGTGTTCTGGACCTTTTTGCGGTTGGGTAGGGCGCGTAGCGCCCGCAGGCTGAGGGATGGAAAGTGGTGCGGCGAAGCCGCAGACCAAGGCCGTTAGGCCGCAGGGCCGAGCAGACTTGCGAGCCACGACACAGCCCGACCCGCCCGCAGGGCGGGGCAGC
This window contains:
- a CDS encoding single-stranded DNA-binding protein, which gives rise to MINKVTLIGNLGKDPEMKTLPSGAVYTRFTMATNESYQVNGEWQTKTEWHNIIIWRQAAERAAQQLKKGSLVYVEGKITSRSWDDENGNTRYMTEIAANTFRSLERRENNASGYTNPPPPEEPADMGEAGQTNNSGQNERYEQESDGDDLPF
- the mutY gene encoding A/G-specific adenine glycosylase, which produces MDIDLYFSEKLREWFEQREGRYLPWKEGQDPYKIWLAEIIMQQTRLEQGLPYYERFIAAYPTVKELAESEEQKLMKLWQGLGYYARARNLQASAIRVIEDYGGTFPDNYDDILSLKGVGEYTAAAIASFAYDLPYAVVDGNVYRVLSRYFGQELPIDSSAGKKWFKAKAQALLWEDDPANYNQAMMDFGALHCRPKNPSCGDCPLAENCGAKAKNRQLELPKKGKKIQIRKRYFYYFVWRGANGGYYLRKRQEKDIWQGLYEFPMIELDKSLKTSELKSLWAHWELEEQDWALLSGQEQQQLSHQKIIARFLWPKAPLNQALAEDWELVEVQDWADYPLPRLIAQYWEQKQLAFF